A stretch of DNA from Cydia fagiglandana chromosome 24, ilCydFagi1.1, whole genome shotgun sequence:
taagagctatgggacatatttttgaataagttggctgcacccatatttttacagttgactgtaccgtcaaacgccgcaaatatgtcacactatactgcaaaacgtaattcaagaccaaaaatgtaagacaatgttgccactgcaataatttgtttgtaaaatagtaaattccttttgataaataatcacgctaagataatttaatcattagtaattttactcctactatttaaaaaaatactttatttgtacataaatacaagacgcgctagtaaaaaagtggcaacatttcttactttttttggtcttgaattacgttttgcagtgcTAGGTAGTAGCGACATATTTGGGCGTTTGGTGTGGAAACCTTGGGGCCGTGGGGACCTAGCGCGCGTCGCCTCTATGAGGAGCTGtcaaagcgcctcatagaggcctccggtgaccagagggctcgccaatattttgcccaaaggatcagcattgccatccagcggggcaatgcatcccgccttctgggcaccctacctacggactacgacttagggcaaattttttttcacatcacctattcggaaaagagctttttcttccctgctaggagggatcaaagtggcacttttcctccctgctaggtgggatcaaagtaacacttttctgttcaagcacactatttttacattttttgcacattattttttcagcttaaataatttgttcaagcatcagattgtgtcaacaccaAGATCTTgatattttcctcatagttgatgtgaaaagcagtatgtgtcacacggtatcaaaattatttcgtcttaggcgttaacacttgaatccctcattacgctcaggattctactttagaatccctcactactacgttcgggattctattgtagaatccattgcttcattcaggattcaatgtacgccgttgacggaaatatatcattttgatcccttgtaacacaaactactatatttaggtataagtttaagtgtttttattaagttgtataataaaaatgttattaaataaataaagctacGTCTTAACTCCAGAGTCCATCGTCCTCCGATACATGGGTACCGAGCCCCAGCTACGAAATGGAAGTCGAGGATGAGTTTTATGAGGTACCTGTTcagtttatttaaccctttcAACGCTACGTCTATCGTCTCTGTAGccttcttccttgcgttatcccggcatattgccatggctcatggaagcctggggtccgcttggcaactaatcccatgggttggtgtgaaaaatgttgtgtttcactcgggggcaaattttgtttaaccctcgtgctttgaaaccctcgtaacgctcaagattccatttttgaagcactcgctacgctcgtggtttaattttggaatcttccgcttgctcgggtatcaatattagcacgagcggttaaacaacaactttgcccccttgtaaaacaatagtacattgtgcaacatggggcgtaagttgaatattgcaaacgagagtaagttaaatcgcgacggcacgccggagcgatttatagactcgagtttgcaatattattacgccccgagttacacacaatgttttccatcacacttgcgatacaaaaattaagtataaagacaaaaaactgttaattatggcactagaaacttcataactccctagggagaacgctttttctataactcccgctaaacctgcgtgcaattccacatttactgagcgagtgtgtgTGAAAATAACTATTCCTCAATAGCTGCAGAGCTTGGTCTGCCTGCTTATTTAAAATCGTAAAGCATCTGCCATTAAATCGTCTTTCAAAGTCgctattacatttatttttaaccctttataaggcataagggtgtcaggaattatgcaaatatgaacaatttaagttaaagttcaaaattaggtgggaaatatattccctctgtcttatatagttcgttttttttagcattagaaagaactccacagaagcaagcgtgcagtttttatcaggctctttaattgttaataattattgaattatctaatgtagcatggtcaatacatacaatttacttcaaattattacagctaaaagtgccggatttggaaccacaagcttacttctgcgaagttctttctaatgctaaaaaaaacggactgtaaaGGCTTAACGCACTTCGTGTCTTTTAGGTTCCAATGGTAACCCTAGCTCCAGCCGTATCTTCAAACAAACTCCGTCCTTGCTGCGACAATAATAAAGAACTCTTAATTAAAATTGACAAGTTAGAAAGGACAGTAAAACGGGTACAAAAAGTAGCAAACAAACGCAATTCGACAATTAGAGCTTTGAGAATGCAGCTTAAGAGACTAAGGAAGAGTAAAGAAGCTGAAAGCGAGAACTTGCTGAGGTTCGCACAGAAAGAAAGAGATGACAGGGAATACATTACTGTCATGAATTGTTTGAGAATAAACAACCCGTTGCTTGATCATTTTGTTTCTTCCGCGAGAGGAAAGATGTCAGAGCCTAGCGCCGCCCTGAAGAAATACGTCATGATGCTTCATCTAGTTTCTCCGCGTGCGTATAATTTCGTGAGAGAGGAATGCGATTTGGCGTTGCCCCACCCAGAAACCGTTGCCAAATGGTGCCGGAGAGTGTACAATCCTGATGTTAGTGACGATGAATGCGATCCTGGTTTTACGAAAGAAGAATACGATGAGATCAAGGATAGGGTTAAACAAAATGACGCCAAACCTGTGTACTTAGTTTTCATGGATTAAATCActctaaactgaaaatcgtaagtCAAGtccaaataagtttttggcaaaaatttcatatttggtacaagcttttatcgctgactgtacttttctttccacaggcaactaatgctcatcgagacaattttaataaccccaaacacaattaggtttcgttgttttatcacatagttcctatggccacctccggtctccatcatcagatcagctcgatgacaccataatattgtattgtcacccgacttacgtatgtatgcaaaatttaagctcaatcggaaaccgggaagtggatcaaatttaacttgcaagatttgattacacacagacaatggtcaggtgaaactaaataaaagcttgtaaaaaagtaagacaacgttgccactgcaataatttgtttgtaaaatagtaaattccttttgataaataatcacgctaagattatttatttattactaattttactcctacgatttaaaaaagaatTTTTTGTTACTTATTTCTACAGAAATACAAgacgctagtaaaaagtggcaacattgtcttttcttggtcttgaattacgttttgcagtatagaccGCGGGTCAGgagcaaatatttaataacatcagtcatcgcctcccgtttgatactttgtcagatgatagtttagatgtTATCATGACTTAAAAAAATAGTCAGCCGGTTGTATcgcggtggaaagaccgtcagttgATCCTGTCCGCAAATCCATAAGGCGTTTATTGAAATGCCTGACGAAACCCTACATGCAAAGTTTAATGATTTAGTTATTACTATAATAAAAAAGGTACAGTgcttattttttacatgtttatgcaaGTAGCTGACGGTGTTTCCAGCGCTATACAACCGGCtgacggttttttttatttataataattaataacatctaaactatcttctgacaaaGTATGAAACGGGAGGCGAcgacaaaatttattttattttttacttgttTCGGTGGCTGTCATTCCTCAACCCACCAACGGTGCGCCAGCTGACGTCCATGTGGGATCATCATACATAGCCGTTAACCAATATACGAGTTATCACCCGGGAGGCGATTGGTCATGGAAATCTGTTAGTGGGTCGCGGTCTACTAGTAGAGCAGAAGGTCTGCCAGACTGCCTTGCTTGCTCCTGgcaaggggttgtgcacaaatcacgcgaggtgttttcgggtactttttgaccccccctcccccttggtgatatttggtgaggtttttggctacccccctccccccacacaacctcacgtgtatttttttttaattttttcattcgacctaattttaagataaatagtattttatatagaaaatattgtttatttttctattttcgttaaaaaaTAGACCTGCTATTTTGAAATGTAGAGTgtagatttatgtttaacgaaaccgagaaaaagtatctactcatgtggtaggttttttttcttagtttcgttcactgtagaaaaatacacttgaggtttccttatacccccctcccccaacgtgatctatcgtgattttttcgcgaccccatcgaacctcgcgtgatttgtgcacaagccccaATAGCTAACCCAGTGGTGGGTAAACATTTTtcatggggggggggggcagaAAGTTTAAGAAATTTAAGTGAAGGGCCAGAATTGTATTCGTATTGCGAAATAATACGTTTATTCCATAAactaattatttcataggaccggcggcgggccggaaaaaatgtgacgttccatggtaaaaggtaccttatggcggctggcgcttacgtcgcatagcgccgcaattatattggagcggcgttagtaatagcgtaagcgccaaccgccttaaggtacctttacccgtgggacgtaaCAAATCCATTCGCGGCCCGGAGATGTCCCGCGGGCCGTGCTTTGCCCACCATTGGGCTAACCCATATCGTGTAGGTgtgtttagttttttattatttaatttattttatcgtcgggtgacaagcaaaagtcactaactaaaaTCATTGCAATTATTGGACAATacaccgtgttacaagtgtaataaagtgcattgtttcttgaattttttgtattgtttatatTATTGTGCCACTAACATAGTTATTAAGATAACTCTGTAACTAACGTACTATGGATCGAACTTGGTCTGAATTAAATGatttattgtaaattacattaaggggttatccattaattacgtcacacgtttagggcttgggagggggtcaagaaaatgtgacatgttgtgacatgggggaagggggagtcacaaacattgtgacgtcactttaacttcatcactattcatcagtaaccgaaaattaatttatatttttttattcgctgtacatttaaataatgaggttttggaagtaggtaggtaattttcgttcctaattggttttgtgttataaaattactaatatttcttttaccgaaaatatgtttttattaaaaaaataatgccgggttagtattgccgatttcgttgagaacaaaattgcctaaaatgtgacgtcacaccaggtggggagggatttgcaaaatgtgaccaagtgtgacaaggagggagggaggggtcaaaaaacctagaaattcatgtgacgtaattaggggtcatccattaattacgtcacaccaatttctaggttttttgacccctccccccccttgtcacacttggtcacatttggcaaacccctccccccctagtgtgacgtcacattttttctacgaaatcgccaaatcgaattaagtaaatacctaagtattattaatattttatcaaaatatttttgacgatataaatactcgtattggtaattttataacccaaaacctcttaggaaagaaaattaaacgattaaaaactattttcgttttaaaaacttgttatttaaatgtacagcgaactaaataatttaaataaattttcggttactgatgaagttaaagtgacgtcacaaagtttgtgtctcccccctcccccatgtcacaatatgtcacattttcttgaccccctccctccccctaaacgtgtgacgtaattaatggatgaccccttaatggatgatccctaaaTTGCATTAATCATTGGCCCGAAGTGTCCAGGAGATTGGTGCTCAGACACAATTAGCCTCCTAAGACCCAGAGTCATTTTTGctgttttgaatttggaaccttcttttaTACCATTATAGTTCAGaattcgattttaatttgttctttttaaaggaactcaggACTTAGGAGGTAAGAGAGAGAAAAGTTCGTTTATCTCGTTATTGTTTGAAttgaataataaacaaatatagattaattaaatatatattttttacttagaccacttaatttacattttctataggtacataggtactcgatcgtacagtcgccatgagatatatcgcagcggccaaggtgctcacaaatatccgaacacgcctctattgtcagggcgttaaagcgcttgttcagatattgtgaacaccttggccgctccgatatatctgatggcgactgtacctaccctATCTAACCAGTAGAACGAATTACTATTAATGCTCATCAATGCATGGCAATCAAAACCATAATCAATTTCCATGGGTATATAAAGAGGTTTATAGTTCCTATCTAGtcgttattatacttattacttGCTGTTACTTGCGGAGAAACAAGGTAGGTGCCTGTGCCAAAGAAGgtctatttatatttatttgtatgtctttcccatcacggagcAATGtaccggacctttgggaggcgtgcgcggagccgaagccatcacgtagaggcccttttgacactttaatgaagtAATGTACACCGAGAGGATGCTGCCCTAGctcgtgtcatgggacgcacgcaaaGGCAGCTCCCGCCAGGGATGTATCTAAGGACGATTGAGAGTTGATGGAATATAAAATGAACTATAGACCGActgcttaaatgagtcctcgcctgcgcggtacgggggcgacggggtgggACGACTAAGCCGAGCCCCCATTCGcactttttcaacgcgcgttaaaaaagcgtttgaatgacacaaatggataaccatgtatgtattcacacgacagcggtggcgttttttatcaagcgttgttggattttcgactttaagcgcggtcgttaaatcgaatttagagtgcggacagattcaagcgcttttttaacgcgcgttgaaaaagctgtcgtgcgaatgggggctaagggTGGCGGGAAAGGTGCGGGTGGCAGGCTTACGGCGCCCGCACCccccgccgcccttagtcgtcccaccccgtcgcccccgtaccgcgcaggcgaggactcgaTATAAACGGTCGGTCTATAGGTTATTGGGTGAAAACAATGGACTAATAAGTACtgagtatatttatttattattatttattaggaaGAAGGATTATTTTTATAGCCTTATAAGGGCTTATCCCTTAAATCCATCCTTAGGTTAGGCAGCCAATGTAcccatttataaataaaagtacgaTATTTTGGAAGTAGGTATGTTGAAAAACCGGGCCTCTTTTAACGGCTACCTATATATTCaattaacgctacgtcttacgtaggcgaacaacgcgcgaacgcggcgcggcgcctgacattcgcgtgcaaatcgcgccgcaccgcgttcgcaacgagatcgcttacgtaggacacttctatgggcatcaaaggattgatttcgccgcgccgcgccgcgccgcgttcgcgcgttgttcgcctacgtaagacgtagcgtaagtatATAGggacccacagattaccagttcgccggacgatatcagcctgccaGTTGTTccgagctgtcaaattttgcttttaTCTGACAGGgcaatatagtcgcaccaataaaagtctgcagcggatttgatagcctattcagcgtaagtgttatttacttatacgtcataatttcatagaagtttgtcgtctttgacgtttaaaatgacacttgcactgcgtgggctatcaaaattgctgcagaccagactttacggtctgactatatcgtccggcggactgttaatcagtgggcccctttataccTTCAATTGCAGTGACATTTTCGAAGGTATTCGGAAATGGTAACTGCGCGCTACGTCGTCATCGGCGTAATCGCGACTTTGTTGGGGAACGTCTTTATTTTTTGTTctgtaagtaaaataaatacacatccatccatactaatattttaatgcgaaagtgtgtctgtctgttacctcttcacgcttaaaccgctgaaccgatttagttgaaatttggcatagagatagataagataaaaaaaaatttttgtcagaagtcatccctaaagagggtgaaaagggggtggaaatgagaaaattaatgaagtgcctgttaattggtgtaaacaatTAAGCATATTATGCTCGAATTGCTGTAAGATTTTATCCAGGCGCTGTACATAGGTACTCTAGCTGCTggtactaattccacgcagacgaagtcgcgggcaaaagctagtctATCATAAATCCATCCCAAATGTTTCAATCGTAATCCATCCCTGTACTTACCTACATGGTTTGTGCGTAagtaatttttcaccacaccagctcggaaaggcttactttgcacttcaaaaactgatagcaaagttgcattttattcacatgtggggcaaagtattcaaatgcaaattttgaattgttttcttatgtttgctggtagaattgacttttaaatgatgattttggatgataaatatataataacattcatttggatttgattttctttgatattttacatttaatatttgcttcgggttggtgtggtgaaaaattttgtgtttcactcgggggcaaattttgtttaaccctcgtgctttgaaaccctcgcaacgctcaagattccatttttcgaaccactcgctacgctcgtggttcaattttggaatctttcgcttgctcgggtatcaatattagcatgagaggttaaacaacaactttg
This window harbors:
- the LOC134676406 gene encoding THAP domain-containing protein 1-like isoform X1, yielding MHCAVRGCNSKRRRLECHTFHRLPKPNTPAGEKWLNFLRFCNEDSNWQPKKDQRLCSKHFTTDSFVKNLNNQRTYLKEEAIPTIIGPVTYQKMTRKVKDTQEKSPLAADLLVPSATDTEGLNEIKQSPAAAEPLVPSPSSDTEDLDVMKQSPSSSDTWVPSPSYEMEVEDEFYEVPMVTLAPAVSSNKLRPCCDNNKELLIKIDKLERTVKRVQKVANKRNSTIRALRMQLKRLRKSKEAESENLLRFAQKERDDREYITVMNCLRINNPLLDHFVSSARGKMSEPSAALKKYVMMLHLVSPRAYNFVREECDLALPHPETVAKWCRRVYNPDVSDDECDPGFTKEEYDEIKDRVKQNDAKPVYLVFMD
- the LOC134676406 gene encoding uncharacterized protein LOC134676406 isoform X2 gives rise to the protein MMNPCQAKGTKHLRLPKPNTPAGEKWLNFLRFCNEDSNWQPKKDQRLCSKHFTTDSFVKNLNNQRTYLKEEAIPTIIGPVTYQKMTRKVKDTQEKSPLAADLLVPSATDTEGLNEIKQSPAAAEPLVPSPSSDTEDLDVMKQSPSSSDTWVPSPSYEMEVEDEFYEVPMVTLAPAVSSNKLRPCCDNNKELLIKIDKLERTVKRVQKVANKRNSTIRALRMQLKRLRKSKEAESENLLRFAQKERDDREYITVMNCLRINNPLLDHFVSSARGKMSEPSAALKKYVMMLHLVSPRAYNFVREECDLALPHPETVAKWCRRVYNPDVSDDECDPGFTKEEYDEIKDRVKQNDAKPVYLVFMD